The Cygnus atratus isolate AKBS03 ecotype Queensland, Australia chromosome 19, CAtr_DNAZoo_HiC_assembly, whole genome shotgun sequence genome includes a window with the following:
- the NOTCH1 gene encoding neurogenic locus notch homolog protein 1 isoform X1, translated as MKRLLATGLLLALLPAPTRGLRCTQPAESCLNGGKCETFLNGTEVCQCSSAHVGERCQLPNPCLSSPCKNAGTCTPVVRGSTADYTCACRLGFTDELCLTPRENACLNNPCRNGGTCDLVTLSEYKCRCPPGWSGKTCQQADPCASNPCANGGQCVPFEAHYVCRCTAGFHGANCKQDVNECNISPPVCKNGGSCTNEVGTYQCSCKPAYTGQNCEHLYVPCNPSPCQNGGTCRQTGDTTYDCTCLPGFAGQNCEENIDDCPGNNCRNGGTCVDGVNTYNCQCPPEWTGQYCTEDVDECQLMPNACQNGGTCHNNHGGYNCVCVNGWTGEDCSENIDDCAMAACFQGATCHDRVASFYCECPHGRTGLLCHLDDACISNPCNEGSNCDTNPVNGKAICTCPSGYMGPACNQDVDECSLGANPCEHAGKCINTQGSFQCQCLQGYSGPRCEIDVNECLSNPCQNDATCLDQIGEFQCICMPGYEGVYCEINTDECASSPCLHNGNCLDKINEFHCECPTGFNGHLCQFDIDECASTPCKNGAKCVDGPNTYSCECTEGFSGAHCEIDIDECDPDPCHYGTCKDSIAAFTCLCQPGYTGHRCDININECQSQPCKNGGTCQDRNNAYNCLCLKGTTGPNCEINLDDCASNPCDYGKCIDKINGYECTCEPGYTGRMCNINIDECASNPCHNGGTCKDGINGFTCLCPEGFHDPKCLSEVNECNSNPCIHGRCHDGLNGYRCDCDPGWSGTNCDINNNECESNPCMNGGTCKDMTSGYICTCREGFSGPNCQTNINECASNPCLNQGTCIDDVAGYTCNCLLPYTGATCEDVLAPCAGGPCKNGGECRESEDYESFSCGCPPGWQGQTCEIDINECVKSPCRNGATCQNTNGSYRCLCRAGFAGRNCDTDIDDCQPNPCHNGGSCSDSVGTFFCECLAGFRGPKCEEDINECASNPCKNGANCTDCVNSYTCTCPSGFSGIHCENNTPDCTESSCFNGGTCVDGINTFTCLCPAGFTGSYCEHNINECDSKPCLNGGTCQDSYGTYKCTCPQGYTGLNCQNLVRWCDSSPCKNGGKCWQTNNLYRCECNSGWTGLYCDVPSVSCEVAAKQQGIDVAHLCRNSGLCVDTGNTHFCRCQAGYTGSYCEEQVDECSPNPCQNGATCTDYLGGYSCECVAGYHGVNCSEEINECLSHPCQNGGTCIDLINTYKCSCPRGTQGVHCEINVDDCSPFFDPVTLGPKCFNNGKCTDRVGGYSCICPPGFVGERCEGDVNECLSNPCDARGTQNCVQRVNDYKCECRPGYAGRRCDTVVDGCKGKPCRNGGTCAVASNTGRGFICKCPPGFVGATCENDSRTCGNLHCLNGGTCISIHKSSKCMCAPAFTGPECQYPASSPCTSNPCYNGGTCEFLSDAPPYYHCNCPANFNGLNCHILDFDFQGGFGQDIIPPKIEEKCEIAVCAGYAGNKICDGKCNNHACGWDGGDCSLNFNDPWKNCSQSLQCWKYFNDGKCDSQCNNAGCLYDGFDCQKYEGQCNPLYDQYCKDHFSDGHCDQGCNNFECEWDGLDCANNMPEKLADGTLVVVVLITPENLKNNSFNFLRELSRVLHTNVVFKKNSKGEYMIFPYYGNEEELKKHYIKRSTEDWSDMSSAVINKVKTSLYSRAGRRQKRELDQMDIRGSIVYLEIDNRQCIQSSSQCFQSATDVAAFLGALASLGNLNIPYKIEAVKSETAEPTRNSQLYPMYVVVAVLVLLAFIGVGVLVSRKRRREHGQLWFPEGFKVTESSKKKRREPLGEDSVGLKPLKNASDGTLMDDNQNEWGDEETLDTKKFRFEEQAMLPDSDDQTDHRQWTQQHLDAADLRISSMAPTPPQGEIDADCMDVNVRGPDGFTPLMIASCSGGGLETGNSEEEDDAPAVISDFIYQGASLHNQTDRTGETALHLAARYSRSDAAKRLLEASADANIQDNMGRTPLHAAVSADAQGVFQILIRNRATDLDARMHDGTTPLILAARLAVEGMLEDLINCHADVNAVDDLGKSALHWAAAVNNIEAAVVLLKNGANKDMQNNKEETPLFLAAREGSYETAKVLLDHFANRDITDHMDRLPRDIAQERMHHDIVRLLDEYNLVRSPPLHNGPLGAPTLSPPLCSPNSYIGNLKPAVQGKKARKPSTKGLSCNGKDAKDLKARRKKSQDGKGCLLDNSSVLSPVDSLESPHGYLSDVASPPLMTSPFQQSPSMPLNHLPGMPDAHMSINHLNMAGKQDMAMGNSSRMAFDSVPPRLSHLPVSSPSTAMSNAPMNFSVGGAAGLNGQCDWLSRLQTGMVQNQYNPLRGNMQPGAHQQTQNLQHGMMTSLHNGLPTTSLSQMMSYQAMPNTRLASQPHLMQSQQLQQLQQQQLQQPGMQPQQPPQQPAQPPPQQPQQHHSAGSNASGHIGQNFLGTELSQPDLQPVSGSTMAVHTILPQDSQLLPTSLPSSLAQPMTTTQFLTPPSQHSYSSPLDNTPSHQLQVPDHPFLTPSPESPDQWSSSSPHSNVSDWSEGISSPPTSMQSQMGHIPEAFK; from the exons ATGAAGCGGCTCCTGGCCACCGGgctcctgctggccctgctgcccgcCCCGACGCGAG GTTTGCGGTGCACGCAGCCGGCCGAGTCCTGCCTCAACGGGGGCAAGTGCGAAACTTTTCTCAATGGGACGGAGGTGTGCCA GTGCAGCAGCGCCCACGTGGGCGAGCGGTGCCAGCTGCCCAACCCCTGCCTGAGCTCCCCCTGCAAAAACGCCGGCACCTGCACCCCGGTGGTGCGCGGCAGCACCGCGGACTACACCTGCGCCTGCCGCCTGGGCTTCACCGACGAGCTCTGCCTGACGCCCCGCGAGAACGCCTGCCTCAACAACCCCTGCCGCAACGGGGGCACCTGCGACCTGGTGACGCTCAGCGAGTACAAGTGCCGCTGCCCGCCGGGATGGTCAG gtaAAACCTGCCAGCAGGCCGACCCCTGCGCCTCCAACCCCTGTGCCAACGGGGGCCAGTGCGTCCCCTTCGAAGCCCACTACGTCTGCCGCTGCACGGCCGGCTTCCACGGGGCCAACTGCAAGCAGGACGTGAACGAGTGCAACATCTCGCCGCCCGTCTGCAAGAACGGCGGGAGCTGCACCAACGAGGTGGGCACCTACCAGTGCTCCTGCAAGCCGGCCTACACCGGGCAGAACTGCGAGCACCTCTACGTGCCCTGCAACCCCTCGCCCTGCCAGAACGGGGGGACGTGCCGCCAGACCGGGGACACCACCTACGACTGCACGTGTCTGCCAG GATTCGCGGGCCAGAACTGCGAGGAGAACATCGACGACTGTCCAGGGAACAACTGCAGGAATGGGGGCACCTGCGTGGACGGCGTCAACACCTACAACTGCCAGTGCCCCCCTGAGTGGACAG GCCAGTACTGCACCGAGGACGTGGACGAGTGCCAGCTGATGCCCAACGCCTGCCAGAACGGGGGCACCTGCCACAACAACCACGGCGGCTACAACTGCGTCTGCGTCAACGGCTGGACGGGCGAGGACTGCAGCGAGAACATCGACGACTGCGCCATGGCCGCCTGCTTCCAGGGGGCCACCTGCCACGACCGGGTGGCCTCCTTCTACTGCGAGTGTCCCCACGGCCGCACAG GTTTGCTGTGCCACCTCGATGACGCCTGCATCAGCAACCCCTGCAACGAGGGCTCCAACTGCGACACCAACCCTGTCAACGGCAAAGCCATCTGCACGTGTCCTTCAGGGTACATGGGGCCAGCCTGCAACCAGGACGTGGACGAGTGCTCGCTGG GAGCCAACCCATGCGAGCACGCAGGGAAATGCATCAACACCCAGGGGTCCTTCCAGTGCCAGTGTCTGCAGGGCTACTCGGGCCCTCGCTGTGAGATAGACGTCAACGAGTGCCTCTCCAACCCCTGTCAGAACGACGCCACCTGCCTGGACCAGATCGGGGAGTTCCAGTGCATCTGCATGCCCG GGTACGAGGGCGTTTACTGCGAGATCAACACGGACGAGTGcgccagcagcccctgcctgcacAACGGCAACTGCCTGGATAAGATCAACGAGTTCCACTGCGAGTGCCCCACCG GCTTCAACGGGCACCTGTGCCAGTTCGACATCGACGAGTGCGCCAGCACCCCCTGCAAGAACGGGGCCAAGTGCGTGGACGGCCCCAACACCTACAGCTGCGAGTGCACCGAAG GTTTCTCGGGCGCTCACTGCGAGATCGACATCGACGAGTGCGACCCTGACCCGTGCCACTACGGGACCTGCAAGGACAGCATTGCCGCCTTCAcctgcctctgccagcctggCTACACGGGCCACCGCTGCGACATCAACATCAACGAGTgccagagccagccctgcaaaAATGGGGGGACCTGCCAGGACAGGAACAACGCCTACAACTGCCTGTGCCTCAAGGGGACCACAG GGCCCAACTGCGAGATCAACCTGGACGACTGCGCCAGCAACCCCTGCGACTATGGCAAGTGCATCGACAAGATCAACGGCTACGAGTGCACCTGCGAGCCGGGGTACACAG ggcGCATGTGCAACATCAACATCGACGAGTGCGCCAGCAACCCCTGCCACAACGGGGGCACCTGCAAGGATGGCATCAACGGCTTCACTTGCCTCTGCCCCGAGGGTTTCCACGACCCCAAGTGCCTGTCCGAAGTGAACGAGTGCAACAGCAACCCCTGCATCCACGGGAGATGCCACGACGGGCTGAACGG GTACCGGTGCGATTGCGACCCAGGCTGGAGCGGGACAAACTGCGACATCAACAATAATGAGTGTGAATCCAATCCCTGCATGAACGGCGGCACCTGCAAGGACATGACCAGCGGCTACATCTGCACCTGCAGGGAAGGGTTCAGCG gaCCCAACTGCCAGACCAATATCAACGAGTGTGCTTCCAACCCCTGCCTGAATCAGGGCACCTGCATCGATGACGTGGCCGGCTACACCTGCAACTGCCTCCTGCCCTACACAG GAGCCACCTGCGAGGACGTGCTGGCCCCCTGCGCCGGCGGCCCCTGCAAGAACGGCGGCGAGTGCCGGGAGTCGGAGGACTACGAGAGCTTCTCCTGCGGCTGCCCGCCCGGCTGGCAAG GTCAGACGTGCGAGATCGACATCAACGAGTGCGTGAAGAGCCCCTGCCGCAACGGGGCCACGTGCCAGAACACCAACGGCAGCTACCGCTGCCTCTGCAGGGCGGGCTTCGCCGGCCGCAACTGCGACACCGACATCGACGACTGCCAGCCCA ATCCGTGCCACAACGGCGGCTCCTGCTCGGACAGCGTGGGCACGTTCTTCTGCGAGTGCCTGGCCGGCTTCCGCGGCCCCAAGTGCGAGGAGGACATCAACGAGTGCGCCAGCAACCCCTGCAAGAACGGTGCCAACTGCACCGACTGCGTCAACAGCTACACCTGCACCTGCCCCTCTGGCTTCAGCGGCATCCACTGCGAGAACAACACTCCCGACTGCACCGAGAG ctcctgcttcaACGGTGGGACCTGCGTGGATGGCATCAACACGTTCACCTGCCTCTGTCCGGCCGGCTTCACGGGCAGCTACTGCGAGCACAACATCAACGAGTGCGACTCCAAGCCGTGCCTCAATGGGGGCACCTGTCAGGACAGCTACGGGACGTACAAGTGCACGTGTCCCCAGGGATACACCGGGCTCAACTGCCAG AACCTGGTGCGTTGGTGCGACTCCTCGCCCTGCAAGAACGGGGGGAAGTGCTGGCAGACCAACAACCTGTACCGCTGCGAGTGCAACAGCGGCTGGACCGGGCTCTACTGCGACGTCCCCAGCGTCTCCTGCGAGGTGGCTGCAAAGCAGCAAG GTATCGACGTCGCACACCTCTGCAGGAACTCGGGGCTCTGCGTGGACACCGGCAACACTCACTTCTGCCGCTGCCAGGCCGGCTACACCGGCAGCTACTGCGAGGAGCAGGTGGACGAGTGCTCCCCAAACCCCTGCCAGAACGGAGCCACCTGCACGGATTACCTGGGAGGCTACTCCTGCGAG TGTGTGGCTGGTTATCATGGAGTTAACTGCTCGGAGGAGATCAATGAGTGCTTGTCCCACCCGTGCCAGAATGGAGGAACCTGCATCGATCTCATCAATACCTACAAATGCTCCTGCCCCAGAGGAACCCAAG GGGTGCACTGTGAAATCAATGTGGATGACTGCAGCCCTTTCTTTGATCCTGTCACCCTGGGGCCCAAGTGCTTTAACAATGGCAAGTGCACGGATCGGGTAGGTGGCTACAGCTGCATCTGCCCCCCTGGCTTTGTAGGGGAGCGCTGCGAGGGAGACGTCAACGAGTGCCTGTCCAACCCCTGCGACGCGCGCGGCACCCAGAACTGCGTGCAGAGGGTCAATGACTACAAATGCGAGTGCCGGCCTGGCTACGCAG ggcGTCGCTGCGACACCGTGGTGGACGGCTGCAAGGGCAAGCCCTGCAGGAATGGGGGAACGTGCGCTGTGGCCAGCAACACCGGCCGCGGCTTCATCTGCAAGTGCCCCCCG GGCTTCGTGGGTGCCACCTGTGAGAACGACTCCCGCACCTGCGGGAACTTGCACTGCCTGAACGGCGGCACCTGCATCTCCATCCACAAGAGCTCCAAGTGCATGTGCGCCCCGGCCTTCACGGGGCCCGAGTGCCAGTACCcggccagcagcccctgcaccTCCAACCCCTGCTACAACGGGGGCACCTGCGAGTTCCTCAGCGATGCTCCCCCCTATTACCACTGCAACTGCCCTGCCAACTTCAACGGCCTCAACTGCCACATCCTCGACTTCGATTTCCAAGGTGGGTTCGGGCAGGACATCATCCCACCCAAAATTGAGGAGAAGTGCGAGATCGCGGTTTGCGCGGGGTATGCCGGCAACAAGATCTGCGACGGCAAGTGCAACAACCACGCCTGCGGCTGGGACGGGGGCGACTGCTCCCTCAACTTCAACGACCCCTGGAAGAACTGCTCGCAGTCGCTGCAGTGCTGGAAGTACTTCAACGACGGCAAGTGCGACTCTCAGTGCAATAACGCGGGCTGCCTGTACGATGGGTTCGACTGCCAGAAGTACGAAGGGCAGTGCAA CCCTCTGTATGATCAGTACTGCAAGGACCACTTCTCAGATGGTCACTGTGACCAGGGCTGCAATAATTTTGAGTGCGAATGGGATGGTCTGGACTGTGCAAACAATATGCCGGAGAAGCTTGCAGACGGCaccctggtggtggtggtgctgatCACCCCCGAGAACCTGAAGAACAACTCCTTCAATTTCCTGCGGGAGCTGAGCCGTGTGCTGCACACCAACGTCGTCTTCAAGAAGAACTCCAAGGGAGAGTATATGATATTCCCCTACTACGGCAACGAGGAGGAGCTGAAAAAGCATTACATCAAGAGGTCAACAGAGGACTGGTCAGATATGTCCAGTGCTGTCATCAACAAAGTGAAGACCAGCCTCTACTCCcgggctggcaggaggcaaaAGAGAGAGCTCGATCAGATGGACATCAGAGG ATCCATCGTCTACTTGGAAATTGATAACCGTCAGTGCATCCAGTCGTCTTCCCAGTGCTTCCAGAGTGCAACCGACGTGGCGGCGTTCCTGGGTGCCTTGGCCTCCCTTGGCAACCTGAACATACCCTACAAAATAGAAGCCGTTAAAA GTGAAACGGCTGAACCCACGAGGAACTCCCAGCTGTATCCTATGTACGTGGTGGTAGCTGTGCTGGTCCTGCTTGCTTTCATCGGAGTGGGAGTACTGGTATCTCGTAAGCGGCGCAGGGAGCATGGGCAGCTTTGGTTCCCAGAGGGCTTCAAAGTGACAGAGTCAAGCAAGAAGAAGCGACGAGAGCCGCTTGGGGAGGATTCTGTTGGACTGAA acccCTCAAAAATGCTTCAGATGGCACACTGATGGATGACAACCAAAATGAGTGGGGTGATGAGGAGACCTTGGACACCAAGAAGTTCAGG TTTGAGGAGCAGGCGATGCTGCCTGATTCAGATGATCAGACGGACCACAGGCAGTGGACCCAACAGCACCTGGATGCCGCCGACCTCCGCATATCTTCCATGGCACCTACTCCACCGCAGGGTGAAATCGATGCAGACTGCATGGATGTCAACGTGAGAGGTCCCG ATGGCTTCACCCCCCTCATGATCGCCTCGTGCAGCGGAGGCGGGCTGGAGACTGGCAACAGCGAAGAGGAGGACGATGCCCCCGCCGTCATCTCGGACTTCATTTACCAAGGCGCCAGCCTGCACAACCAGACTGACCGCACGGGTGAGACCGCGCTGCACCTGGCCGCCCGCTACTCCCGCTCCGACGCTGCCAAGCGCCTGCTGGAAGCCAGCGCCGACGCAAACATCCAGGATAACATGGGCAGGACTCCGCTCCACGCGGCCGTCTCCGCCGATGCCCAAGGAGTCTTCCAG ATCCTTATTAGGAACAGGGCAACCGATCTGGACGCCCGCATGCACGATGGGACCACCCCTCTGATCCTGGCTGCTCGCCTGGCTGTGGAGGGCATGCTGGAGGATCTCATCAACTGCCACGCAGACGTCAACGCCGTGGATGATCTAG GCAAGTCAGCACTGCACTGGGCAGCGGCCGTGAATAACATTGAAGCTGCAGTCGTCCTTCTGAAGAACGGTGCCAACAAGGACATGCAGAACAATAAG GAGGAGACCCCGCTGTTCCTCGCGGCCAGAGAGGGGAGCTACGAAACGGCCAAAGTCCTCCTGGACCATTTTGCGAACCGCGACATCACGGACCACATGGACCGGCTCCCGCGGGACATCGCGCAGGAGCGCATGCACCACGACATCGTGAGGCTGCTGGACGAGTACAACCTGGTGCGGAGCCCGCCGCTGCACAACGGCCCCCTGGGGGCACCCACCCTGTCCCCGCCGCTCTGCTCCCCCAACAGCTACATCGGCAACCTGAAACCCGCCGTCCAGGGCAAGAAGGCCAGGAAGCCGAGTACCAAGGGCCTGAGCTGCAACGGCAAGGATGCCAAAGACCTGAAAGCCCGGAGGAAAAAGTCACAAGATGGAAAAGGCTGTCTGCTTGACAACTCCAGCGTGCTGTCCCCAGTGGACTCCCTGGAGTCGCCCCACGGGTACCTGTCAGATGTCGCCTCTCCTCCGCTGATGACCTCTCCGTTTCAGCAGTCCCCTTCCATGCCTCTGAATCACCTGCCGGGCATGCCCGATGCCCACATGAGCATCAACCACCTCAACATGGCGGGGAAGCAGGATATGGCCATGGGAAACTCCAGCAGGATGGCCTTCGATTCGGTGCCGCCACGTCTCTCGCACCTCCCCgtctccagccccagcacagccatgAGCAACGCCCCGATGAATTTCTCCGTCGGCGGAGCCGCCGGCCTGAACGGGCAGTGCGACTGGCTGAGCAGGCTGCAGACGGGCATGGTGCAGAATCAGTACAACCCCCTGAGGGGCAACATGCAGCCGGGGGCGCACCAGCAGACGCAGAACCTGCAGCACGGCATGATGACCTCCCTGCACAACGGCTTGCCCACCACCAGCTTGTCGCAGATGATGAGCTACCAGGCCATGCCCAACACCCGGCTGGCCTCCCAGCCTCACCTgatgcagagccagcagctgcagcagctccagcaacagcagctgcagcagcccggCATGCAGCCGCAGCAGCCCCCGCAGCAACCCGcgcagccgccgccgcagcagccgcagcagcaCCACAGCGCCGGCTCCAACGCCAGCGGCCACATCGGCCAAAATTTCCTCGGTACCGAGCTGAGCCAGCCCGACCTGCAGCCGGTGAGCGGCAGCACCATGGCGGTGCACACCATCCTGCCGCAAGATTCGCAGCTGCTGCCCACGTCCCTGCCGTCCTCCCTCGCGCAGCCCATGACCACCACGCAGTTTCTAACGCCGCCCTCCCAGCACAGTTATTCCTCCCCCTTGGACAACAcccccagccaccagctccaggtGCCCGACCACCCCTTCCTAACGCCGTCTCCGGAGTCGCCGGACCAGTGGTCGAGCTCTTCTCCTCACTCCAACGTGTCCGACTGGTCCGAGGGCATCTCCAGCCCCCCGACCAGCATGCAGTCGCAGATGGGACACATCCCCGAAGCCTTCAAGTGA